A region from the Variovorax paradoxus genome encodes:
- a CDS encoding LysR substrate-binding domain-containing protein, with protein MKPNQLHAFVAVVEQMSIRAAARVLGLSQPAVTKIVRELEREVGAPLVERSVKGVRLTEYGEAFAPRARLLLADMRRARDEIAQIRDGVKGTVSMAVSASFALTVLPVAFKDFHTRLPAVQVQFSEAVLPMMLSRLREGYLDFAVAHVVPGTLDAEFEALELFPVQLVIGMRERHPLRASRSLRELYTAEWILPGDGDHFSGRDTISPLLPLGLPPPARVIQGQSVTVALALVGTMDLIGMFVEPLVRLAFKRHGIRRVEVEEPLPTLSVCVIRRRGQLLTPAAQHFVECIQRASSAAMNA; from the coding sequence ATGAAACCCAATCAGTTGCATGCCTTCGTGGCGGTGGTCGAGCAGATGAGCATCCGCGCTGCGGCGCGCGTGCTGGGGCTTTCTCAGCCCGCGGTGACCAAGATCGTTCGCGAACTGGAGCGCGAGGTGGGCGCGCCGCTGGTGGAGCGCAGCGTCAAGGGCGTGCGGCTCACCGAGTACGGCGAGGCCTTTGCGCCGCGCGCGCGGCTGCTCCTGGCCGACATGCGGCGCGCACGCGACGAGATCGCGCAGATCCGCGACGGCGTCAAGGGCACGGTGTCGATGGCCGTGAGCGCCTCGTTCGCGCTCACGGTACTGCCGGTGGCGTTCAAGGATTTCCACACCCGCCTGCCCGCGGTCCAGGTGCAATTCAGCGAGGCCGTGCTGCCGATGATGCTGTCGCGGCTGCGCGAGGGCTACCTGGATTTCGCGGTCGCGCATGTGGTGCCCGGCACGCTCGACGCGGAGTTCGAGGCGCTCGAGCTCTTTCCGGTGCAGCTGGTGATCGGCATGCGCGAGCGGCATCCGCTGCGCGCGAGCCGGTCGCTGCGCGAGCTGTACACGGCCGAATGGATACTGCCTGGCGACGGCGACCACTTCAGCGGCCGCGACACGATCTCGCCGCTGCTGCCGCTTGGCCTGCCGCCGCCGGCGCGCGTGATCCAGGGACAGTCGGTCACCGTGGCGCTGGCACTGGTGGGCACCATGGACCTGATCGGCATGTTCGTGGAGCCGCTGGTGCGGCTGGCCTTCAAGCGCCACGGCATCCGCCGGGTCGAGGTGGAGGAGCCGCTGCCCACGCTCAGCGTGTGCGTGATACGCCGGCGCGGCCAGTTGCTGACGCCGGCCGCGCAGCACTTCGTGGAGTGCATTCAGCGCGCTTCCTCGGCTGCGATGAATGCCTGA
- a CDS encoding glutathione S-transferase N-terminal domain-containing protein — MQDPRLPVLYSFRRCPYAMRARLALAASGRHCELREVVLKNKPPDMLAASPKGTVPVLLLPDATVLEQSLDIMLWALRRNDPLHWLAPGAGTLDDMLGLVAACDNGFKPQLDRYKYPGRYADASAGARELGAQFLLELEARLASGSGQQLFGARAALADAAVMPFVRQFAMVDSAWFESQPWPLLRAWRADWTASPLFERAMRKYPPWTPGEAGAAYPPA; from the coding sequence ATGCAAGACCCTCGCCTTCCCGTCCTCTACAGCTTTCGCCGCTGCCCCTACGCGATGCGCGCCCGGCTGGCATTGGCCGCCAGCGGCCGGCACTGCGAGCTGCGCGAAGTGGTGCTGAAGAACAAGCCGCCCGACATGCTCGCCGCCTCGCCCAAGGGCACGGTGCCGGTGCTGCTGCTGCCCGATGCCACCGTGCTGGAGCAGAGCCTCGACATCATGCTGTGGGCGCTGCGCCGTAATGATCCTTTGCACTGGCTGGCGCCCGGCGCGGGCACGCTCGACGACATGCTCGGGCTCGTGGCCGCGTGCGACAACGGCTTCAAGCCGCAGCTGGACCGCTACAAGTACCCGGGCCGGTACGCGGACGCATCCGCCGGCGCGCGCGAGCTGGGCGCGCAATTCCTGCTGGAGCTGGAAGCGCGGCTCGCCAGTGGCTCCGGACAACAACTCTTCGGCGCGCGGGCGGCGCTGGCCGATGCCGCCGTCATGCCCTTCGTGCGGCAGTTCGCCATGGTCGATTCCGCGTGGTTCGAAAGCCAGCCCTGGCCCCTGCTGCGTGCCTGGCGGGCGGACTGGACCGCCTCGCCGCTGTTCGAGCGCGCGATGCGCAAGTACCCACCCTGGACCCCGGGCGAAGCGGGCGCCGCCTACCCGCCGGCCTGA
- the zigA gene encoding zinc metallochaperone GTPase ZigA: protein MIDRLPVTVLSGFLGAGKTTLLNHILHNREGRRVAVIVNDMSEVNIDAALVRNGGAELSRTDEKLVEMSNGCICCTLREDLLLEVGRLAREGRFDQLVIESTGISEPLPVAETFTFAGEDGQSLADVARLDTMVTVVDAFNFLRDYGSPDSLGQRGESLGDEDTRTVVDLLIEQIEFCDVLVVNKTDLVTAEERERLVAMLRSLNPRARIEIAAFGRVALDRVLDTGLFDFEQAERAPGWLAELRGEHQPESEAYGIRSFVYRARLPFHPQRFWALVQSEWEGVVRSKGFFWLASRATRAGSWSQAGGACRYGVAGLWWAAVPREHWPADEEALAAIRNNWDPATGDARQELVLIGIGMDEAALRARLDACLLTESEMRGGAASWAKLPDPFPSWNL, encoded by the coding sequence ATGATCGACCGCCTTCCCGTCACCGTGCTGTCCGGCTTTCTCGGCGCCGGCAAGACCACGCTGCTCAATCACATCCTGCACAACCGCGAGGGCCGCCGCGTGGCGGTCATCGTCAACGACATGAGCGAGGTCAACATCGACGCGGCCCTGGTGCGAAACGGCGGTGCCGAGCTCTCGCGCACCGACGAGAAGCTGGTCGAGATGAGCAACGGCTGCATCTGCTGCACGCTGCGCGAAGACCTGTTGCTCGAAGTGGGCCGGCTCGCGAGGGAAGGGCGCTTCGACCAGCTCGTGATCGAGTCGACCGGCATCTCGGAGCCGCTGCCGGTGGCCGAAACCTTCACCTTCGCCGGCGAGGACGGCCAGAGCCTGGCCGACGTGGCGCGCCTGGACACCATGGTGACCGTGGTCGATGCCTTCAACTTCCTGCGCGACTACGGCTCGCCCGACAGCCTGGGCCAGCGCGGCGAGTCGCTGGGCGACGAGGACACGCGCACCGTGGTCGACCTGCTGATCGAGCAGATCGAGTTCTGCGACGTGCTGGTGGTCAACAAGACCGACCTCGTGACCGCCGAGGAGCGCGAGCGCCTGGTGGCCATGCTGCGCAGCCTCAATCCGCGCGCACGCATCGAAATTGCGGCGTTCGGCCGCGTCGCGCTCGACCGCGTGCTCGACACCGGCCTGTTCGACTTCGAGCAGGCCGAACGCGCGCCCGGCTGGCTGGCCGAACTGCGCGGCGAGCACCAGCCCGAGAGCGAGGCCTACGGCATCCGCAGCTTCGTCTACCGCGCGCGCCTGCCGTTTCATCCCCAGCGCTTCTGGGCGCTGGTGCAAAGCGAGTGGGAGGGCGTGGTGCGTTCCAAGGGATTCTTCTGGCTTGCGAGCCGCGCCACACGGGCGGGTTCATGGTCGCAGGCGGGCGGCGCCTGCCGCTACGGCGTGGCGGGTTTGTGGTGGGCCGCCGTGCCGCGCGAACATTGGCCTGCCGACGAGGAAGCGCTGGCAGCCATCCGCAACAACTGGGACCCGGCCACCGGCGACGCCCGCCAGGAGCTGGTGCTGATCGGCATCGGCATGGACGAGGCGGCGCTGCGCGCGCGGCTCGATGCCTGCCTGCTGACCGAAAGCGAAATGCGCGGCGGCGCGGCATCGTGGGCGAAGCTGCCCGATCCTTTTCCGTCCTGGAACCTGTAG
- a CDS encoding Fur family transcriptional regulator — protein MSPHPKPPLAATAPDSETLLRSSGLRVTRAAQTVLELLEHASQPLTHDDVVAAYTTATGEAPDRVTVYRVLDRLVDAGLCDRRVGADRVNRFSRHVEAASGNTFECDQCHKVLALPSDPELPKVMSRLGRELRKQGIDTRHTALTLHGTCGECRG, from the coding sequence ATGAGCCCGCATCCGAAGCCCCCCCTTGCCGCCACGGCGCCCGACAGCGAAACCCTGCTGCGCAGCAGCGGGCTGCGCGTGACGCGCGCCGCGCAAACCGTGCTCGAACTGCTGGAACACGCCTCCCAGCCGCTCACGCACGACGACGTGGTGGCCGCCTACACCACTGCCACCGGAGAAGCGCCCGACCGCGTCACCGTGTACCGCGTGCTCGACCGCCTGGTCGACGCCGGCCTGTGCGACCGCCGCGTGGGCGCGGACCGCGTCAACCGCTTCTCGCGCCATGTGGAAGCCGCTTCGGGCAACACCTTCGAATGCGACCAGTGCCACAAGGTGCTCGCGCTGCCCTCCGATCCCGAGCTGCCCAAGGTGATGAGCCGGCTCGGCCGCGAGCTGCGCAAGCAGGGCATCGACACCCGCCACACCGCGCTCACGCTGCATGGCACCTGCGGGGAATGCAGGGGCTGA
- a CDS encoding alpha/beta hydrolase translates to MSSSPIEIETAPHPTATVIVMHGLGADGNDFVPIANELDLSSVGPVRFVFPNAPVIPVTINGGYRMPAWYDIAEADLAAREDEAGLRRSQAAIEVLIAHEKTRGIAASRIVVAGFSQGCAMALLTGLRHTERLAGIVGLSGYLPIAATTAAERHAANHDTPVFLAHGRQDPVVPLDRALLSRDALTALGHPVEWHEYAMAHSVCMDEIADLNRFLLRVLAR, encoded by the coding sequence ATGTCCAGTTCCCCGATCGAAATCGAAACCGCTCCCCATCCCACCGCCACGGTGATCGTGATGCACGGCCTGGGCGCCGACGGAAACGATTTCGTGCCGATTGCCAATGAACTCGACCTGTCGAGCGTGGGCCCGGTGCGCTTCGTGTTTCCCAATGCGCCGGTCATCCCCGTCACCATCAACGGCGGCTACCGCATGCCGGCCTGGTACGACATTGCCGAGGCCGACCTGGCGGCGCGCGAGGACGAGGCAGGGCTGCGCCGCTCGCAGGCCGCCATCGAGGTGCTGATCGCCCACGAGAAAACCCGCGGCATCGCGGCCAGCCGCATCGTGGTGGCCGGTTTCTCGCAAGGCTGCGCCATGGCGCTCCTGACCGGGCTGCGCCACACCGAGCGGCTGGCCGGCATCGTCGGCCTCTCGGGCTATCTGCCGATCGCCGCCACCACCGCGGCCGAGCGGCATGCGGCCAACCACGACACCCCGGTGTTCCTGGCCCACGGCCGGCAGGACCCGGTGGTGCCGCTCGACCGGGCCTTGCTGTCGCGCGATGCGCTCACCGCGCTGGGCCATCCCGTCGAATGGCATGAGTACGCGATGGCGCACTCGGTCTGCATGGACGAAATTGCCGACCTGAACCGGTTTCTTCTGCGCGTGCTGGCCCGCTGA
- a CDS encoding putative quinol monooxygenase translates to MILVIGHAMAKPETLQAMLAISVEHVLRSRTEPGCISHEVSADVQQPLRLSFVERWSDMAALKAHFSVEASRAFGKALAAMADGMPQISVYECDEIDLAVARA, encoded by the coding sequence ATGATCCTCGTCATCGGACACGCCATGGCGAAGCCCGAAACCCTGCAGGCGATGCTGGCCATCAGCGTGGAGCATGTGCTGCGCTCGCGCACCGAGCCTGGCTGCATCTCGCACGAGGTCAGTGCCGATGTGCAGCAGCCGCTGCGGCTCAGCTTCGTGGAGCGCTGGAGCGACATGGCGGCGCTGAAGGCGCATTTCAGTGTCGAGGCATCGCGCGCCTTCGGCAAGGCGCTGGCCGCCATGGCCGACGGCATGCCGCAGATCTCCGTCTATGAGTGTGACGAGATCGATCTGGCGGTGGCGCGCGCCTGA
- the gshA gene encoding glutamate--cysteine ligase, whose amino-acid sequence MSSRLQERLGALSAARLKGMRRGIEKESLRALPDGKLALTPHPLALGSALTHPHITTDFSESQLELITGVHASTESALEELTRVHQFTYRVLASLGDERLWVSSMPCGLPTDETIPIGRYGSSNVGRAKSVYRMGLSHRYGRRMQTISGIHYNWSLPDVSSEQYFALIRNFRRHAFLLLYLFGASPALCSSFVAGRPHELQPLGDGSMFMPHGTSLRMGRLGYQSDAQASLAVSYNSLEGYGASLQDALTRPWPAYEAIGIRNLGGDYNQLATSLLQIENEFYGTIRPKRVINPGERPLHALRERGVEYVEVRLMDLDPFEPVGIDAQTMRFLDVFLLQCLLSDSPADTPQEIAELAHNQHLTAARGREPGLQLLRGGREVGLADWGIELVEQCRPIAAALDASSGGTQHAGAVHAALAALQNPDSLPSARVLAAVEERHGNSFIGFVRAQSEQTRATLLALPFSAGQQAEFERMTEASIQEQKRIEAADTMPFEIYREQYVSPARLGIGRGRMAVAA is encoded by the coding sequence ATGAGCAGCAGATTGCAGGAGAGGCTGGGTGCGCTCTCAGCCGCGCGGTTGAAGGGCATGCGGCGCGGCATCGAGAAGGAAAGCCTGCGCGCGCTGCCGGACGGCAAGCTCGCGCTCACGCCGCATCCGCTGGCCCTTGGATCGGCGCTGACCCATCCGCACATCACCACCGACTTCAGCGAATCGCAGCTCGAGCTCATCACCGGCGTGCATGCCAGCACCGAGTCGGCGCTGGAGGAGCTCACGCGCGTGCACCAGTTCACCTACCGCGTGCTGGCTTCGCTCGGCGACGAGCGGCTCTGGGTGTCGAGCATGCCCTGCGGCCTGCCGACCGACGAAACCATTCCCATCGGGCGCTACGGCTCCTCGAACGTGGGGCGCGCCAAGAGCGTCTACCGCATGGGCCTGAGCCACCGCTACGGGCGGCGCATGCAGACCATCTCGGGCATCCACTACAACTGGTCGCTGCCCGATGTGTCGAGCGAGCAGTATTTCGCGCTCATCCGCAACTTCCGGCGCCATGCCTTCCTGCTGCTGTACCTGTTCGGCGCTTCGCCCGCGCTGTGCTCCAGCTTTGTCGCGGGGCGTCCGCACGAGTTGCAGCCGCTGGGCGACGGCAGCATGTTCATGCCGCACGGCACTTCGCTGCGCATGGGGCGCCTGGGCTACCAGAGCGACGCCCAGGCCTCGCTGGCCGTGAGCTACAACAGCCTTGAGGGCTACGGCGCTTCGCTGCAGGACGCGCTCACGCGGCCCTGGCCGGCCTACGAGGCGATCGGCATCCGCAATCTCGGCGGCGACTACAACCAGCTGGCCACCAGCCTGCTGCAGATCGAGAACGAGTTCTACGGCACGATCCGGCCGAAGCGCGTGATCAACCCCGGCGAGCGCCCGCTGCATGCGCTGCGCGAGCGCGGCGTCGAGTACGTCGAGGTGCGGCTGATGGATCTCGACCCCTTCGAGCCGGTGGGCATCGACGCCCAGACCATGCGCTTTCTCGATGTGTTCCTGCTGCAGTGCCTCTTGAGCGACAGCCCGGCCGACACGCCGCAGGAAATCGCCGAACTGGCCCACAACCAGCACCTCACGGCGGCGCGCGGACGCGAACCGGGCCTGCAGCTCTTGCGCGGCGGGCGCGAGGTGGGGCTGGCCGACTGGGGCATCGAACTGGTCGAGCAATGCCGGCCCATTGCCGCCGCGCTTGACGCCTCGAGCGGCGGCACCCAGCATGCCGGCGCGGTGCACGCCGCGCTGGCCGCGCTGCAGAACCCCGACAGCCTGCCTTCGGCGCGCGTACTGGCTGCAGTGGAAGAGCGCCATGGCAACTCTTTCATCGGCTTTGTGCGCGCGCAGTCCGAGCAGACCCGCGCCACGCTGCTGGCCCTGCCGTTCTCGGCCGGGCAGCAGGCCGAATTCGAGCGCATGACCGAGGCATCGATCCAGGAGCAGAAGCGCATCGAGGCCGCCGACACCATGCCCTTCGAGATCTACCGCGAGCAATACGTGTCTCCCGCGCGCCTGGGGATCGGCCGCGGGCGCATGGCCGTCGCGGCCTGA
- a CDS encoding response regulator transcription factor, with protein sequence MTFKAYLVEDSALIRENLVGFLHDVADADVVACASSEEEAVQWLNHHRDDWDLAIVDLFLERGNGLGVVRACRHRAARQKVVVLSNYATSDMRQRSAQLGADAFFDKSAELDQLVAYCETLRHARD encoded by the coding sequence ATGACTTTCAAGGCCTACCTTGTCGAGGACAGTGCCCTCATCCGTGAAAACCTCGTCGGATTCCTCCACGACGTGGCCGATGCGGACGTGGTGGCCTGCGCCAGCAGCGAGGAAGAGGCCGTGCAGTGGCTGAATCATCACCGCGACGACTGGGACCTGGCCATCGTGGATCTTTTCCTGGAGCGCGGCAACGGCCTGGGCGTGGTCAGGGCCTGCCGCCACCGCGCGGCCAGGCAAAAGGTGGTGGTGCTGAGCAACTACGCCACTTCCGACATGCGCCAGCGCTCCGCGCAACTGGGCGCCGATGCCTTCTTCGACAAGTCGGCCGAACTCGACCAGCTGGTGGCCTACTGCGAAACGCTGCGTCACGCGCGCGACTGA
- a CDS encoding SDR family NAD(P)-dependent oxidoreductase gives MSNSTIDFKGRVAIVTGAGGGLGRQHALALAARGARVVVNDLGGAGDGSGASVSAAQAVVDEIEAAGGQAMANGASVTDFEAVQAMVKQAVDAWGRVDILVNNAGILRDKSFAKMELADFRLVVDVHLMGAVNCTKAVWALMNEQKYGRIVMTTSSSGLYGNFGQSNYGAAKLALVGLMQTLSIEGAKNDIRVNCLAPTAATRMTEGLMPQEVLDALKPEAVVPAMLVLAAEDAPNRTILCAGAGAFEAAHITLTQGAWLGIGADTPEQLAARLAEVTSREGEIVPQSGTAQGSNEVGKAMANAGKG, from the coding sequence ATGAGCAACAGCACCATCGACTTCAAGGGCCGAGTGGCCATCGTCACCGGCGCGGGCGGCGGCCTGGGCCGCCAGCATGCGCTGGCCCTGGCGGCGCGCGGCGCCAGGGTGGTGGTCAACGACCTGGGCGGCGCCGGCGACGGCTCGGGTGCCTCGGTGAGCGCGGCGCAGGCCGTGGTGGACGAGATCGAGGCCGCGGGCGGCCAGGCCATGGCCAACGGCGCCTCGGTCACCGACTTCGAAGCGGTGCAGGCCATGGTGAAGCAGGCGGTCGACGCCTGGGGCCGGGTCGACATCCTGGTCAACAACGCCGGCATCCTGCGCGACAAGAGCTTTGCCAAGATGGAGCTCGCCGACTTCAGGCTGGTGGTCGACGTGCATCTGATGGGCGCGGTGAACTGCACCAAGGCCGTCTGGGCGCTCATGAACGAGCAGAAGTACGGCCGCATCGTCATGACCACCTCGTCTTCCGGCCTCTACGGGAACTTCGGCCAGAGCAACTACGGCGCCGCCAAGCTGGCACTGGTGGGGCTCATGCAGACGCTGAGCATCGAAGGCGCAAAGAACGACATCCGCGTCAATTGCCTGGCGCCGACCGCGGCCACCCGGATGACCGAGGGATTGATGCCGCAGGAAGTGCTGGACGCGCTCAAGCCCGAGGCCGTGGTGCCCGCCATGCTGGTGCTGGCCGCCGAGGACGCACCGAACCGCACGATCCTCTGCGCGGGCGCCGGCGCCTTCGAGGCCGCGCACATCACCCTGACGCAGGGTGCCTGGCTCGGCATCGGCGCGGACACGCCCGAGCAGCTGGCCGCGCGGCTTGCCGAGGTGACGTCGCGCGAGGGCGAGATCGTGCCGCAGAGCGGTACGGCCCAGGGCAGCAACGAGGTCGGCAAGGCGATGGCGAACGCCGGGAAAGGCTAA
- a CDS encoding nuclear transport factor 2 family protein, with protein sequence MDTTDDNKALVQRIHSELDKGNGQLFIDSLADDASWTLEGSTPWSRTYAGKAAIREDLLKPLFAQFAGPYVSQTERIIAEGDRVVVLFSGDVPTRAGKRYNNRYCYIYRIEGGKVKELTEYFDTALVQQALEAPPAAFHAHAG encoded by the coding sequence ATGGACACGACAGACGACAACAAGGCGCTGGTGCAGCGCATTCATTCCGAACTGGACAAGGGCAACGGCCAGCTCTTCATCGACAGCCTGGCCGACGACGCCAGCTGGACGCTGGAAGGCAGCACGCCGTGGTCGCGCACCTACGCGGGCAAGGCCGCGATCCGCGAAGACCTGCTCAAGCCGCTGTTCGCGCAGTTTGCCGGGCCCTATGTGAGCCAGACCGAGCGCATCATTGCCGAGGGCGACCGGGTGGTGGTGCTGTTCAGCGGCGACGTGCCCACCCGGGCCGGCAAGCGCTACAACAACCGCTACTGCTACATCTATCGCATCGAAGGAGGCAAGGTGAAAGAGCTGACCGAGTACTTCGACACCGCACTGGTCCAGCAG